ATCATGGCACGCTGGATGCCTTGAGTGTGCTTGAAAAGGCCGGCTGGTTGCTTGGTGTGGCAACGGGCAAGGCGATGCGGGGATTGGTCGCAACGTTAAAGACCCATGATATTGAGGAACGTTTCGTTACCTTGCAAACAGCGGATATTTCACACGGCAAGCCCAATCCGGACATGCTTTATAAAGCCATGGCCGAAACCGGGGTTGATGCGTCGGCTACGGTGATGATTGGCGATACTTCCTTCGATATGGAAATGGCCCGCAATGCCGGAACTCTGGCCATCGGCGTGTCCTGGGGATATCACGAAGTCGAAGAATTGACCGGGGCTGGCGCTCACCGGGTCGTCGAAACCTATGACCAGCTTCCAGGTGTTATCGAAAGCCTGATGGGGGCCGGTCGCTAATGGCTTTGCCAAAGCGCTTCTATAAGGACGCCACTGTCGCCCCGATAGAAGGGGGATATACCGTTCATCTTGATGATAAACCGGTGCGAACACCTTTAGGTCTGGCTCTTTTACTACCCGTATTTCCATTAGCCGAAGCCGTTGTTTCCGAATGGCAGGCCCAGGATAAGACGATCAATCCGGCGTCCATGCCGCTTTGCGGTTTTGCCAACACGGCCATTGACCGGGTCGGCAAGGAACGTTCAGTTGTTATGGCCAATTTGCTGCATTATGCAGAGACTGATCTGCTGTGCTACCGAGCAGAGGAGCCAGCAGATTTGGTGGCCAGACAAAATGAACAGTGGCAACCTGTTCTTGATTGGGCGGCGTGGGCGTTGGATGTGCATCTTGAAGTGACAAGCGGGGTCTTGCCTTTGACGCCATCACCCAAAGCCTTGCAAGCGATAAGCGATTCCTTAAATAAACTGGATGATATGACCTTAACGGCGGTGGCCAGTATTGCCGCTGCAACGGGCTCTTTCATTCTTGCCCTGGCCGTTAGCGAAAACCACATCGGAGCCGATCAAGCCTTTGAGATGTCCCTGTTGGACGAGTCCTTTCAGAAGGAGCGCTGGGGAGAGGACGCAGAAGCCGCAGCGCGAAATCAACACTTAAAAGATGACATGAACGCGGCTGTTTTGTTTTTATCGCTTCTCAGACAATAATCGCTGGTGCAAAATGGGCAAACCGTACCGACAGGAAACATCATGCACGACATAATTCGACAACTTGAAGAAAAACGCCAACTGGCCAGACTTGGCGGCGGCAAGGCGCGCATTGAATCCCAGCATAAAAAGGGCAAGCTGACGGCGCGCGAAAGAATAGAGCTGTTGCTCGATCCGGACTCCTTTGAAGAATGGGACATGTTTGTCGAACATCGGTGCAGTGATTTTGGCATGGAAAAGCAGACCCCGCCGGGTGATGGCGTGGTCACTGGTCACGGTACGGTCAATGGCCGTTTGATCTTTGTATTCTCCCAGGACTTTACCGTCTTTGGCGGTTCGCTATCGGAATCCCATGCCGAGAAAATTTGTAAAATCATGGATCAGGCTTTGAAAGTTGGCGCGCCTGTTATTGGTCTCAATGATTCAGGTGGCGCCCGTATTCAGGAAGGCGTTTCATCCCTTGCCGGTTACGCCGAAGTATTTCAACGTAATGTTCTTGCCAGCGGCGTGGTGCCGCAAATTTCGATGATCATGGGGCCGTGCGCCGGTGGTGCTGTCTATTCACCGGCGATGACGGATTTCATCTTTATGGTCAAAGACACTTCGTACATGTTCGTCACGGGCCCCGATGTCGTCAAAACCGTGACCCATGAAGAAGTCACCCACGAAGAACTGGGTGGGGCTATGACCCATACCGGTAAATCCGGTGTTGCCGACAAAGCCTTTGAAAACGATGCCGAAGCGCTTTTGCAACTTCGCCGCTTTATAGATTTTCTGCCCGCCAGTAACCGTGAAAAACCACCGGTGCGACCCACCCCCGACAACCCCTCCCGGGTTGAGGAGTCCCTTGATACGCTGATTCCGGACAACCCCAACAAACCCTATGACATGAGGGAGTTAATCGAAAAAGTCGCCGATGAGGGTGAATTTTTTGAACTGCAACCCGATTACGCAGGGAACATCCTGACCGGCTTCGTCAGGTTGGAAGGCTCAACGGTCGGGGTTGTCGCCAACCAGCCCATGGTTCTTGCAGGGTGTCTGGATATCGATTCATCGAAAAAGGCGGCACGCTTCGTGCGTTTTTGTGATTGCTTTAATATCCCCATTTTGACGTTGGTCGATGTTCCCGGCTTCCTGCCCGGCACGTCACAGGAATACGGTGGCATTATCAAGCACGGGGCGAAATTGCTTTATGCCTACGCAGAGGCCACGGTGCCTAAAGTGACCGTCATTACCCGCAAGGCCTACGGCGGGGCTTACGACGTTATGAGCTCAAAACACTTGCGTGGCGACGTCAACTTCGCCTGGCCGAGTGCTGAAATCGCGGTTATGGGACCGAAAGGCGCCGTCGAGATCATCTTCCGCAAGGATCTGGGGAATGATAAAAAAATTACCGAGCGAACCGAGGAATACCGCAAACGTTTCGCCAATCCGTTTATTGCCGGAAACAGGGGTTTTATTGATGATGTCATCATGCCCCGCAACACCCGGGTCAGGGTTTGTCGCTCCTTGCGCATGCTGGCTGGCAAGAAGCTGGAAAATCCCTGGAAGAAGCACGGCAATATTCCGCTTTAGTTTGATTTGTCAGTATCCTTTTGAAGGTGGGTTGGTACGGTAACGGTGAAGACAGACCCCTCTTCCAATGTGCTTTCGACACTGATTTCCCCGCCCATCTGATCACATAACTGTCGACAAATGGCGAGGCCAAGACCGGCCCCGCCGTGTTTTTTTGTCACCGATGAATCGCCCTGGAAGAAAGGGGTAAACAGCTTATTCAGATTCTCTTTGCTTATCCCGACACCGGTATCGTTAAGTTTGAAATCGATGACCTCCCCGGTATTGGAGTGGTAACGGCTGACGGATAACTGAATATTTCCATCGGTGGTGAACTTTCCGGCATTGCCGACCAAATTTAAAAGAATTTGACGCAGGGCAATGGGATCATTGCTGATGGTTCCGATATCTGCCGGGCAAATAACCTCAAAGGTGTTTCTTTTCTTTTCGATTATCGGTTGTACTGCTGCTTCAAATTCGGCGATGAAGAATTCGACATTGATTTTTTCTTCGGAAAGTTCAAGTTTGTCCGCTTCAATTCTGGAGAGGTCAAGAATGTTTCCGATCAGGCCAATCAGGTGATTTCCTGATTCGTTGATGTGCGTGATGTATTCGCGGTACTTCTCGTTTTCTATATCACCCAGAAAACCACCCATCATGGTTTCTGAAAAGCCGATGATGGCGTTAAGCGGTGTTCGCAATTCATGACTCATATTGGCCAGAAATTCC
The DNA window shown above is from Rhodospirillaceae bacterium and carries:
- a CDS encoding HAD-IA family hydrolase, whose product is MIALNEQSSPKESSKALRLAVFDCDGTLVDSAHSIVSCMQTACAAQGFAEPTPEQVRAMVGLPLEDAISRLYPDMESDTVMAVREGYRDVFSNLRQKGEVHEPLYHGTLDALSVLEKAGWLLGVATGKAMRGLVATLKTHDIEERFVTLQTADISHGKPNPDMLYKAMAETGVDASATVMIGDTSFDMEMARNAGTLAIGVSWGYHEVEELTGAGAHRVVETYDQLPGVIESLMGAGR
- a CDS encoding ATPase; its protein translation is MALPKRFYKDATVAPIEGGYTVHLDDKPVRTPLGLALLLPVFPLAEAVVSEWQAQDKTINPASMPLCGFANTAIDRVGKERSVVMANLLHYAETDLLCYRAEEPADLVARQNEQWQPVLDWAAWALDVHLEVTSGVLPLTPSPKALQAISDSLNKLDDMTLTAVASIAAATGSFILALAVSENHIGADQAFEMSLLDESFQKERWGEDAEAAARNQHLKDDMNAAVLFLSLLRQ
- a CDS encoding acyl-CoA carboxylase subunit beta, which encodes MHDIIRQLEEKRQLARLGGGKARIESQHKKGKLTARERIELLLDPDSFEEWDMFVEHRCSDFGMEKQTPPGDGVVTGHGTVNGRLIFVFSQDFTVFGGSLSESHAEKICKIMDQALKVGAPVIGLNDSGGARIQEGVSSLAGYAEVFQRNVLASGVVPQISMIMGPCAGGAVYSPAMTDFIFMVKDTSYMFVTGPDVVKTVTHEEVTHEELGGAMTHTGKSGVADKAFENDAEALLQLRRFIDFLPASNREKPPVRPTPDNPSRVEESLDTLIPDNPNKPYDMRELIEKVADEGEFFELQPDYAGNILTGFVRLEGSTVGVVANQPMVLAGCLDIDSSKKAARFVRFCDCFNIPILTLVDVPGFLPGTSQEYGGIIKHGAKLLYAYAEATVPKVTVITRKAYGGAYDVMSSKHLRGDVNFAWPSAEIAVMGPKGAVEIIFRKDLGNDKKITERTEEYRKRFANPFIAGNRGFIDDVIMPRNTRVRVCRSLRMLAGKKLENPWKKHGNIPL